One Cydia pomonella isolate Wapato2018A chromosome 15, ilCydPomo1, whole genome shotgun sequence DNA window includes the following coding sequences:
- the LOC133525968 gene encoding arylalkylamine N-acetyltransferase 1 isoform X2 — MPPKLAYTLRKLTTDDTELTLAFLRRFFFRDEPMNQAVKLLETPESRCPDLEEYSASSLSYGVSIGAFDDLGEMVGVILNGIVTREEADYTDKSEDCPNPKFRRILKVLGHLDREARIWEKVPEDCHKVVELRVASTHSAWRGQGLMRILCEETERVARAVGAGALRMDTTSVYSAAAAERLNFRKVYSVAYADLPYAPQPDAPHLEARVYIKNL; from the exons ATGCCCCCCAAACTCGCCTACACGCTGCGCAAACTCACCACAGATGACACGGAGCTCACGCTGGCCTTCCTGAGACG GTTCTTCTTCCGCGATGAGCCCATGAACCAAGCTGTCAAGCTACTAGAGACCCCGGAGTCCCGTTGCCCAGACTTGGAAGAGTATTCAGCTTCGTCGTTGTCTTATGGAGTGTCCATTGGAGCCTTTGACGACCTTGGCGAAATGGTTGGTGTGATATTGAACGGCATCGTTACGCGAGAG GAAGCAGACTACACGGACAAATCCGAAGACTGTCCGAACCCGAAGTTCCGGCGGATACTCAAAGTGCTAGGGCACCTGGACCGCGAGGCGAGGATCTGGGAGAAGGTACCCGAGGACTGCCACAAGGTGGTGGAGCTCAGGGTGGCCTCCACGCACTCGGCTTGGCGGGGTCAGGGCCTTATGAGAATACTTTGCGAGGAGACAGA GCGAGTAGCCCGGGCGGTCGGCGCAGGCGCTCTCCGCATGGACACCACTTCAGTCTACTCCGCTGCCGCTGCCGAGCGCCTTAACTTCCGCAAAGTGTACTCGGTCGCGTATGCAGACCTGCCCTACGCCCCTCAACCAGACGCCCCGCATCTGGAGGCTCGAGTTTACATCAAGAACTTGTGA